The Alteripontixanthobacter sp. genome has a window encoding:
- a CDS encoding DUF1153 domain-containing protein codes for MIENQDIRPAKVIGPLGEPLTIADLPPPETKRWVVRRKAEVVAAVNGGLLSIDEVLERYSLTLEEFASWQRSVDRSGMQGLRVTRIQHYRDLYERQLKY; via the coding sequence ATGATTGAAAACCAGGATATCCGCCCCGCTAAAGTTATCGGCCCGCTCGGCGAGCCGCTGACGATCGCCGACCTGCCGCCGCCCGAAACCAAGCGGTGGGTGGTGCGCCGCAAGGCCGAAGTCGTGGCGGCGGTAAATGGCGGCCTGCTGAGCATCGACGAGGTGCTGGAACGTTACTCGCTGACGCTGGAAGAATTCGCATCCTGGCAGCGCAGCGTGGACCGCTCGGGCATGCAGGGCCTGCGCGTCACCCGCATCCAGCACTACCGCGACCTTTACGAGCGCCAGCTGAAATATTGA
- the mnmA gene encoding tRNA 2-thiouridine(34) synthase MnmA, whose protein sequence is MCSPIVTQQTTLDAPLRAAQLFDLPKPAGECRIVVAMSGGVDSSVVAALAAASGAEVIGITLQLYDYGAATGRKGACCAGDDIADARAVADALGFAHYVFDHESAFREEVVEQFADSYLEGRTPVPCIRCNMGPKFTDLLRMARELGADCLATGHYVKRAMGAGGSELHRAADPARDQSYFLFATTQQQLDYLRFPLGGLPKAEVRELAEQAGLRNAAKPDSQDICFVPDGNYAAIVKKLRPEGGVPGDIVHAQSGEKLGRHKGVVHFTVGQRKGLDIGGQPEPLYVVGIDADRREVRVGPKVMLAIGSARLTETNRIGPLPDEPLSVKVRSLSKPVPVRLDGPLGDGAATTIRFTQPEYGVAPGQAAVLYAGERVVGGGWIEETQSYEAAAN, encoded by the coding sequence ATATGCTCGCCAATCGTGACACAGCAGACCACCCTGGATGCTCCCTTGCGGGCCGCGCAGCTGTTCGACTTGCCGAAACCGGCGGGCGAATGCCGGATCGTCGTGGCCATGTCGGGCGGGGTGGATTCATCCGTCGTGGCCGCGCTGGCTGCGGCGAGCGGGGCCGAAGTGATCGGAATCACCCTGCAGCTGTATGATTACGGTGCGGCGACCGGGCGCAAGGGCGCATGCTGTGCGGGCGACGATATTGCCGATGCGCGTGCGGTGGCCGATGCGCTGGGCTTTGCCCATTACGTGTTCGACCATGAAAGCGCCTTTCGCGAAGAAGTGGTCGAGCAATTCGCCGATTCCTATCTGGAAGGGCGCACACCGGTTCCCTGCATTCGCTGTAATATGGGTCCGAAATTTACCGACCTGCTACGTATGGCGCGTGAACTGGGTGCCGATTGCCTCGCCACCGGCCATTATGTGAAGCGCGCGATGGGTGCCGGCGGGAGCGAGCTGCACCGCGCGGCGGACCCGGCGCGCGACCAGTCCTATTTCCTGTTTGCCACCACCCAGCAGCAGCTCGATTATCTGCGGTTCCCGCTCGGCGGCCTGCCCAAGGCCGAAGTGCGCGAACTGGCCGAGCAGGCCGGGCTGCGCAACGCGGCCAAGCCGGACAGCCAGGATATCTGTTTCGTACCCGACGGAAATTACGCCGCGATCGTGAAGAAGCTGCGCCCCGAAGGCGGCGTGCCGGGCGATATCGTCCACGCGCAATCCGGCGAGAAACTGGGCCGGCACAAGGGTGTGGTCCATTTCACCGTAGGCCAGCGCAAGGGGCTGGATATTGGCGGCCAGCCGGAACCGCTCTATGTCGTAGGCATCGATGCGGACAGGCGCGAAGTGCGCGTCGGGCCGAAAGTGATGCTGGCGATCGGCTCTGCCCGATTGACCGAAACCAACCGGATCGGTCCGCTACCCGATGAGCCGCTATCGGTGAAGGTCCGCTCGCTATCGAAGCCGGTCCCCGTCAGGCTGGACGGCCCGCTGGGCGACGGCGCGGCAACGACGATTCGTTTCACCCAGCCGGAATATGGCGTCGCACCGGGCCAGGCGGCGGTGCTTTATGCAGGCGAGCGGGTGGTCGGCGGCGGCTGGATCGAGGAAACGCAGTCTTACGAGGCCGCCGCGAATTGA
- a CDS encoding PhzF family phenazine biosynthesis protein has protein sequence MTHTIPYWHVDAFADAPFKGNQAAVMPLDEWLPDDVLQAIGEENNFAETAFVVRDETGEADYELRWFTPTSEIRLCGHATLASGHILLGRDGGESVTFRTRKAGLLEVRRDGSGYALALPAIKTEQGVWPEAAALLGAEPEEVWRNPQGYDIFLYASEAEVSGLSPDIRGLERLGDNQFICTAPGEHFDVVSRVFVPGGGVDEDSVTGSAHAVLTPFWAKRLGRASFTAHQASKRGGDLTCRLEQDGESERAWLGGPCVTVVEGSFYIP, from the coding sequence ATGACCCATACGATACCCTATTGGCACGTCGATGCGTTTGCCGACGCGCCGTTCAAGGGCAATCAGGCAGCGGTCATGCCGCTGGACGAATGGCTGCCCGACGATGTGCTGCAAGCCATCGGGGAGGAGAACAACTTCGCCGAAACCGCCTTCGTCGTTCGCGACGAAACCGGTGAGGCGGATTACGAGCTGCGCTGGTTCACACCGACCAGCGAGATTCGCCTGTGCGGCCATGCAACGCTGGCATCGGGGCACATATTGCTGGGCCGCGATGGCGGCGAAAGCGTGACTTTCCGCACGCGCAAGGCAGGCCTGCTGGAAGTGCGCCGCGACGGCTCCGGCTACGCATTGGCTCTGCCCGCCATCAAGACCGAACAAGGCGTGTGGCCAGAAGCCGCCGCATTGCTTGGTGCAGAGCCGGAGGAAGTGTGGCGCAACCCGCAAGGGTACGACATATTCCTGTATGCGAGCGAGGCCGAGGTGAGCGGATTGTCGCCCGATATTCGCGGGCTGGAAAGGCTCGGCGACAACCAGTTCATCTGCACCGCGCCGGGCGAACATTTCGACGTGGTCAGCCGCGTCTTCGTGCCGGGCGGCGGGGTGGACGAGGATAGCGTGACCGGATCGGCCCATGCCGTGCTTACGCCGTTCTGGGCGAAGCGCCTGGGCCGCGCCAGCTTCACCGCGCATCAAGCAAGCAAGCGTGGCGGGGATTTGACCTGCCGGCTGGAACAAGACGGGGAAAGCGAGCGCGCCTGGCTCGGCGGGCCATGCGTCACGGTGGTCGAAGGCAGCTTCTACATTCCCTGA
- a CDS encoding DUF445 domain-containing protein: MRIVATGTLALMAVIFVVTLDLEARHPAWGYVHAFSEAAMVGGLADWFAVTALFRRPLGLPIPHTAIIPENKDRIADTMAQFLRENFLTPQVVARRMQGMNLAGAAGDYLADSQREGGSRIGAGAGELFAEVLESLDPARLGGEVRSGLSAQLEKLDISPLLGKLLENMIADDRHLPLIDAVVRWAGLSLEDNEELVRDMVHKRANALLRWTGLDERVANSVIDGLYKLLAEVLVDRDHPLRGKLQEGLDSFAHDLQHDPEMRAKVEELKRELLANPALADWWMGVWERIRAGLIRMAREPGAQGTLGGQLSGALAELGAALRKDPRLQTQVNRFARRTAVGVSTRYGGQIVRLVSETVKRWDATTITDRIEGAVGRDLQFIRINGTLVGGLVGMTIHFLVTTL; this comes from the coding sequence ATGCGTATCGTTGCCACCGGCACGCTCGCGCTGATGGCGGTGATTTTCGTGGTGACGCTGGATTTGGAGGCGCGGCACCCCGCCTGGGGTTATGTCCACGCATTCAGCGAAGCGGCGATGGTCGGCGGCCTGGCCGACTGGTTCGCGGTCACCGCCCTGTTCCGCCGCCCGCTGGGCCTGCCGATCCCGCACACCGCGATTATCCCGGAAAACAAGGACCGTATCGCCGATACGATGGCGCAATTCCTGCGCGAGAATTTCCTCACCCCGCAAGTCGTCGCGCGGCGGATGCAGGGCATGAACCTGGCCGGCGCGGCGGGCGATTACCTGGCCGATTCGCAGCGCGAAGGCGGCTCGCGCATCGGCGCCGGGGCGGGGGAGCTGTTTGCCGAAGTGCTCGAATCGCTCGATCCCGCGCGGCTCGGCGGCGAAGTGCGCAGTGGGCTTTCGGCGCAGCTTGAAAAACTCGATATCTCGCCGCTGCTGGGCAAGCTGCTTGAAAACATGATCGCCGATGATCGGCATTTGCCGCTGATCGATGCGGTCGTGCGCTGGGCCGGGCTCAGCCTGGAAGACAATGAGGAGCTGGTCCGCGACATGGTCCACAAGCGTGCCAATGCGCTGCTTCGCTGGACCGGGCTGGACGAGCGCGTGGCCAATTCGGTAATCGACGGGCTTTACAAGCTGCTGGCCGAAGTGCTGGTGGACCGCGATCACCCGCTGCGCGGCAAGCTGCAGGAAGGGCTCGACAGCTTTGCCCATGATTTGCAGCACGATCCGGAAATGCGCGCCAAGGTGGAGGAGCTGAAGCGCGAATTGCTCGCCAATCCTGCGCTGGCCGACTGGTGGATGGGCGTGTGGGAACGCATTCGCGCCGGTTTGATCCGCATGGCCCGCGAGCCCGGTGCGCAGGGCACTCTGGGCGGGCAATTGTCGGGCGCGTTGGCGGAACTGGGCGCCGCGCTGCGCAAGGATCCGCGCCTGCAGACGCAAGTGAACCGCTTTGCCCGGCGCACGGCGGTAGGCGTATCGACGCGTTACGGCGGGCAGATCGTCCGGCTGGTTTCGGAAACGGTCAAGCGCTGGGATGCCACCACTATTACCGACAGGATCGAGGGCGCGGTTGGCCGCGACCTCCAGTTCATCCGCATCAACGGCACGCTGGTCGGCGGGCTGGTGGGCATGACGATCCATTTCCTCGTAACCACGCTCTAG
- a CDS encoding GlsB/YeaQ/YmgE family stress response membrane protein, translating to MGWIIAIIVGGIIGWLASMVMNRDASMGIFWNIVVGIVGSFIGKFIGSLIGVGATLTEFSIPGLLMSFLGAVVLLGIVNMVQRGRVR from the coding sequence CTGGGTTGGATTATTGCGATTATCGTAGGCGGTATCATCGGCTGGTTGGCCAGCATGGTGATGAACCGCGACGCATCGATGGGTATCTTCTGGAACATCGTTGTCGGTATCGTCGGCTCGTTCATCGGCAAATTCATTGGATCGCTGATCGGTGTCGGCGCAACCTTGACGGAATTCAGCATTCCGGGCCTGTTGATGAGCTTCCTCGGCGCAGTCGTGCTGCTGGGCATCGTGAACATGGTACAGCGTGGGCGCGTTCGCTAA
- a CDS encoding efflux RND transporter permease subunit yields the protein MDLRNISAWSIRNPIVPILLFAGLTLAGIISFTQMRVQNDPDIDFPAVRVSISQPGAAPTEIDSQITEKVEAAVSQIEGVDRISSTVREGNSGTFVQFELGIDVNDAVNEVKASVDQLRAELPDGIIEPQVGKVVVNQGAFANYAVEANDMTMEQLSYFVDDTVSKRLLQVPGMGSAARRGGVDREIRVTLDPARMQALGVTAAQVNSVLRQTNLDAGGGQAEIAGSRQSVRVLGNADSAYALSQRRIALGGGRTVKLADIATVRDGNSEITTISKVDGRPVVTFGLTRAKGESDVEVYAEAQKVMAQIEEDNPNIRFVELSNFVKYAEDQYVSSIAAMIEGAILAIVVVFLFLRDWRATIISAIAIPLSAIPTFWFLDLLGFTLNTMSLLALGLVAGVLVDDAIVEIENIVRHMRMGKSAYQASIDAADEIGLAVVATTFSIVAVFFPVALMPGISGQYFKNFGLTVVASVLMSLAVARMITPMIAAYFMKDHGTAEHAQGGAMNRYLRLLSWTLDRSRAAAIRAQMEPLAPRWWYWLLGIPALLIILVALVVPGAVGPMMLPPMISGANLPTLLVIPLSSAVGVLAGFFLAALAAIALIGVFALLSLVLGGRLLAWWKQVVNRLRARTHDNRVRMLGVGWLALVMTIGFLAAVPKQFFPSSDFDYSTVSLSMVPGTTLEQTVTAAERVERLLKEQQEVEKVLLVTDEGSATLYITLGEDRLRDSVTFEQEVAPLFSSIPDAQVNFRDLQGPGGPSSGRAVSVMLAGSDPELLDDTAADLVEEMKSIDLIRSPRISADLQRPELIITPRADLAASLGVTTAALSNAIRIATIGEIDQNAAKFSLSDRQIPIRVMLPEASRDRLDTIRNLPVQTAAGGSVPLARVADITFGSGPTTIQREDQQRRVFVGADLAAGVSLGEANEAIARLPLMNDLPSGVSNRAAGSDRFLEELIGDFITALVSGILLVFGVLVLLYRRVMSPLVNMGSLLLAPLGGLIAIVMIGQPITVPVFIGILMLFGIVAKNSILLVDFALDEMDRGTPRLEAIMDAGRKRAQPIVMTTVAMTAGMVPTAISLTGDSAWRAPMGTVVIGGLILSTALTLLIVPAGFSLAAGIEKRVGPWMKSNLLTYKPGDEHRTGTGPQPTRPSDDGPPPNTPAHPAE from the coding sequence ATGGATCTGCGCAATATCTCCGCCTGGTCGATTCGCAATCCGATCGTCCCGATCCTGCTGTTTGCCGGGCTGACGCTGGCGGGCATCATATCGTTCACGCAGATGCGGGTGCAGAACGATCCCGATATCGATTTTCCCGCAGTGCGCGTGTCGATCTCGCAGCCGGGCGCCGCGCCGACCGAGATCGATTCGCAGATCACCGAAAAGGTCGAGGCTGCGGTCAGTCAGATCGAAGGGGTGGACCGGATCAGTTCCACCGTGCGCGAAGGCAATTCGGGCACGTTCGTCCAGTTCGAGCTGGGGATCGACGTCAATGATGCGGTGAACGAGGTCAAGGCCTCGGTCGATCAGCTGCGCGCCGAATTGCCCGACGGGATTATCGAGCCGCAGGTCGGCAAGGTGGTCGTCAATCAGGGCGCATTCGCCAATTACGCGGTCGAGGCGAACGATATGACGATGGAGCAGCTCAGCTACTTCGTCGACGATACGGTATCGAAGCGGTTGCTCCAGGTGCCTGGCATGGGCTCGGCCGCGCGGCGCGGCGGGGTGGACCGGGAGATACGTGTCACGCTGGATCCGGCGCGAATGCAGGCGCTCGGCGTGACCGCGGCGCAAGTCAATTCGGTGCTCCGGCAGACCAACCTGGATGCAGGCGGCGGGCAGGCGGAAATCGCCGGGTCGCGCCAATCGGTGCGCGTTTTGGGCAATGCGGACAGTGCCTATGCGCTCAGCCAGCGGCGCATCGCGCTGGGCGGCGGGCGGACGGTAAAGCTGGCCGATATTGCCACGGTGCGCGATGGCAATAGCGAGATCACCACGATCTCCAAGGTCGATGGCCGCCCCGTGGTCACTTTTGGGCTGACCCGGGCGAAGGGCGAATCGGATGTGGAGGTCTATGCCGAAGCGCAAAAAGTGATGGCGCAGATCGAGGAGGATAATCCCAATATCCGCTTCGTGGAGCTGTCCAACTTCGTCAAATATGCCGAAGATCAGTACGTCAGCAGCATCGCGGCGATGATCGAAGGCGCGATCCTGGCGATCGTGGTGGTGTTCCTGTTCCTGCGCGATTGGCGCGCCACGATCATCTCGGCCATCGCGATTCCGTTATCCGCGATCCCGACCTTCTGGTTCCTCGATTTGCTGGGCTTCACTCTCAACACGATGAGCCTGCTGGCGCTGGGCCTGGTGGCCGGGGTGCTGGTGGACGATGCCATCGTGGAGATCGAAAATATCGTGCGCCATATGCGCATGGGCAAGAGCGCCTATCAGGCGAGCATCGATGCGGCAGACGAGATCGGGCTGGCGGTTGTCGCCACCACATTCTCCATCGTCGCGGTGTTCTTCCCCGTGGCGCTGATGCCGGGAATCTCGGGGCAGTATTTCAAGAATTTCGGCCTGACCGTGGTGGCATCGGTGCTGATGAGCCTGGCGGTGGCGCGAATGATCACCCCGATGATCGCCGCCTATTTCATGAAGGATCATGGCACGGCCGAACATGCGCAGGGCGGGGCGATGAACCGCTATCTGCGGCTGCTCAGCTGGACGCTCGACCGCAGCCGCGCCGCCGCCATTCGCGCGCAGATGGAGCCCCTGGCACCGCGCTGGTGGTACTGGCTGCTCGGCATACCGGCGCTGCTGATAATCCTCGTTGCCTTGGTCGTGCCGGGCGCGGTCGGGCCAATGATGCTGCCGCCGATGATTTCGGGCGCAAACCTGCCAACTCTGCTGGTAATCCCGTTATCCTCGGCGGTAGGCGTTCTTGCAGGCTTCTTCCTCGCCGCCCTCGCGGCGATAGCGCTGATCGGCGTGTTCGCCCTGCTTTCGCTCGTCCTTGGGGGCAGGCTGCTGGCTTGGTGGAAGCAAGTGGTCAACCGGCTACGCGCGCGCACCCATGACAACCGCGTGCGGATGCTCGGCGTTGGTTGGCTGGCGCTGGTGATGACCATCGGTTTCCTGGCCGCCGTGCCCAAGCAGTTCTTTCCGAGTTCCGATTTCGATTACAGCACCGTTTCCCTGTCGATGGTGCCCGGGACAACGCTGGAACAGACGGTTACCGCCGCCGAACGGGTGGAGCGATTGCTCAAAGAACAGCAGGAAGTCGAAAAAGTGCTGCTCGTCACCGATGAAGGCAGCGCCACCCTTTACATCACCTTGGGGGAGGACCGGCTCCGCGACAGCGTGACGTTCGAACAGGAAGTGGCGCCGCTATTTTCCTCGATACCCGATGCGCAGGTCAATTTCCGCGATCTTCAGGGGCCGGGCGGGCCGAGTTCGGGCCGCGCCGTTTCGGTCATGCTGGCGGGCAGCGATCCTGAATTGCTCGACGATACGGCGGCCGATCTGGTCGAGGAGATGAAAAGCATCGACTTGATACGCTCGCCGCGCATCAGCGCCGATCTGCAACGGCCGGAGCTGATTATCACCCCGCGCGCCGATCTCGCCGCTTCGCTGGGCGTCACCACCGCCGCGCTCAGCAACGCGATCCGCATCGCCACGATTGGCGAGATCGACCAGAACGCGGCCAAGTTCTCGCTTTCCGACCGGCAGATACCCATCCGGGTGATGCTGCCGGAGGCCAGCCGCGACCGCCTCGACACCATCCGCAACCTGCCGGTTCAAACCGCCGCTGGCGGTTCCGTGCCGCTGGCGCGGGTGGCCGATATCACCTTCGGGTCCGGCCCCACCACTATCCAGCGTGAAGACCAGCAGCGCCGCGTCTTCGTCGGAGCGGATCTGGCGGCGGGCGTGTCTCTGGGCGAGGCGAATGAAGCGATTGCCAGGCTGCCTTTGATGAACGACTTGCCGTCCGGCGTGAGCAACCGTGCGGCAGGCAGCGACCGCTTCCTGGAAGAGCTGATCGGCGATTTCATCACCGCGCTGGTATCGGGCATCCTGCTGGTCTTCGGCGTGCTGGTGCTGCTCTATCGCCGGGTGATGAGCCCGCTGGTCAATATGGGCTCGCTGCTGCTGGCTCCTTTGGGCGGGCTGATCGCCATCGTGATGATCGGGCAACCGATCACCGTGCCGGTATTTATCGGCATCTTGATGCTGTTCGGTATCGTGGCGAAAAATTCCATTCTGCTGGTCGATTTCGCGCTGGACGAGATGGATCGCGGCACGCCCCGGCTGGAAGCTATCATGGATGCCGGGCGCAAGCGCGCGCAGCCAATCGTGATGACCACCGTGGCGATGACTGCCGGTATGGTGCCTACCGCAATATCGCTGACCGGGGATAGCGCGTGGCGCGCGCCGATGGGCACGGTGGTAATCGGCGGACTGATCCTGTCCACCGCGCTGACGTTGCTGATCGTGCCGGCAGGCTTTAGCCTGGCAGCCGGTATCGAGAAGCGTGTGGGCCCGTGGATGAAGAGCAATCTGCTGACATACAAGCCAGGTGACGAGCACCGCACCGGCACCGGCCCGCAGCCTACGCGCCCATCCGATGACGGGCCGCCACCTAACACTCCCGCCCACCCGGCCGAGTGA
- a CDS encoding efflux RND transporter periplasmic adaptor subunit produces the protein MNYETPVHGNQFGKQAARSDFGDADVQGETSRKPLIIGALVVIAIAALIAGFVLFGGGEEAGPSETDLQLVTVAAPGNATIAGQIEATGTLAARRPVPVGSVGEGGRVTSVPVDAGDWVRQGQVLAVIDRSVQVQQGRSASAQVEVARADADLAQANLDRASKLVERGFISQADIDRLTATRDAARARVAVARAQLGELQARTARLNIYAPASGLVLERNVEPGQTVAGGTGALFTIARGGEMELLADLGEMELAQLAVGVEAQVTPVGTDQTFTGQVWQIAPIIDANDRQGTARIALPYDSALRPGGFATARISSGTIVAPKLPESAIQSDDDGAYVYIVDGDNTVRRRNVKTGMVTADGIAISDGLSGSERVVLFAGGFVNPGEKVRVQVQEEPEG, from the coding sequence ATGAATTACGAAACTCCTGTTCATGGGAACCAGTTCGGCAAACAGGCTGCCCGCTCCGATTTCGGGGATGCGGATGTGCAGGGTGAAACCAGCCGAAAACCGCTGATCATCGGCGCGCTTGTGGTCATCGCCATCGCTGCGCTGATCGCGGGGTTCGTTCTGTTCGGCGGCGGTGAGGAAGCCGGGCCGAGCGAAACCGATCTCCAGCTGGTCACCGTCGCCGCCCCGGGCAACGCCACCATCGCGGGCCAGATCGAGGCGACCGGTACGCTGGCCGCGCGCCGTCCGGTCCCGGTCGGTTCGGTCGGTGAAGGCGGGCGGGTTACTTCCGTGCCGGTGGATGCGGGCGACTGGGTGCGGCAGGGCCAGGTGCTGGCAGTGATCGACCGGTCGGTGCAGGTTCAGCAGGGCCGCAGCGCCAGCGCGCAAGTGGAAGTCGCCCGCGCCGATGCCGATCTGGCGCAGGCCAATCTGGACCGCGCCTCGAAACTGGTGGAGCGCGGCTTTATCAGCCAGGCCGATATCGACCGCCTGACCGCCACGCGCGATGCCGCCCGCGCCAGGGTGGCGGTTGCGCGTGCGCAGCTGGGCGAATTGCAGGCCCGCACCGCGCGGCTCAACATCTATGCCCCGGCATCGGGACTGGTGCTGGAACGCAATGTCGAACCCGGACAGACGGTTGCCGGCGGCACCGGCGCATTGTTCACCATCGCGCGCGGCGGCGAAATGGAGCTGTTGGCGGATCTCGGCGAAATGGAGCTGGCGCAGCTGGCCGTAGGGGTAGAAGCGCAGGTGACCCCGGTTGGCACGGACCAGACTTTCACCGGGCAGGTCTGGCAGATCGCACCGATAATCGATGCGAATGACCGGCAGGGCACGGCGCGCATCGCACTGCCTTACGACAGCGCTTTGCGCCCCGGCGGTTTTGCCACCGCGCGGATCAGCAGCGGCACGATAGTCGCCCCCAAATTGCCCGAAAGTGCCATCCAGTCGGATGATGACGGTGCCTATGTCTATATCGTCGATGGCGACAACACGGTGCGCCGGCGCAACGTGAAAACCGGAATGGTCACCGCAGACGGCATCGCAATCAGCGACGGGCTGAGCGGCAGCGAACGCGTGGTCCTGTTTGCGGGCGGCTTCGTCAATCCGGGCGAGAAGGTCCGTGTGCAGGTTCAGGAAGAGCCCGAGGGCTGA
- a CDS encoding serine hydrolase — MKKRPIQSSTSPIAMLGLLPALSLALAGCSEPDLGPAPLTEEALAAVAEDAGAPRDQLARQVDEVFTAEGVGETRAVLVMHAGEIAAERYAPGYDADTRHVSWSMAKTVTAVMIGMLVADGRLRLDDSPPIPLWQRAGDARGEITLRQLLQMRSGLRHTEAGSVPYESSEVRMLFLDGRDDMAKFATEQPLEAEVGQQFEYSSNTTVILADIAAHALTDSSDPDERRRAVTDYLETRLFGPLGMDSMVPEFDAAGTMVGGSLIHGTTRDWAKFGEFLRHGGSVRGAQLIPRKWIDFMRTPSPRSEFYGGQTWLNRASGIDRDEAQPDVGPETMFAAIGHMGQYVIVSPDQKLTVVRLGHSDQVERPKMLRELLDIVELYPE, encoded by the coding sequence ATGAAGAAGCGGCCGATCCAATCCAGCACCTCCCCTATCGCCATGCTCGGCCTGCTGCCAGCCCTGTCGCTGGCATTGGCTGGCTGCAGCGAGCCGGATCTTGGCCCGGCCCCGCTGACCGAAGAAGCTCTGGCAGCGGTGGCCGAGGATGCGGGCGCGCCGCGCGACCAGCTGGCCCGGCAGGTGGACGAGGTTTTCACCGCCGAAGGGGTGGGCGAAACGCGTGCGGTACTGGTGATGCATGCCGGGGAGATCGCGGCAGAACGCTATGCGCCGGGATATGATGCCGACACCCGTCATGTCAGCTGGTCGATGGCCAAGACCGTCACCGCGGTAATGATCGGGATGCTGGTGGCCGATGGACGGCTGCGGCTGGACGATTCGCCGCCGATCCCCCTGTGGCAGCGCGCCGGCGATGCGCGGGGCGAGATTACCCTGCGCCAACTGCTCCAGATGCGCAGCGGCTTGCGCCACACGGAGGCGGGATCGGTGCCTTACGAATCGTCCGAAGTGCGAATGCTGTTTCTGGACGGGCGCGACGACATGGCGAAGTTCGCGACCGAACAGCCGCTGGAGGCCGAGGTGGGCCAGCAGTTCGAATATTCCAGCAACACCACCGTCATCCTGGCCGATATCGCTGCCCACGCGCTGACCGACAGCAGCGATCCCGACGAGCGGCGACGGGCGGTAACAGACTATCTCGAAACGCGCTTGTTCGGTCCGCTCGGCATGGATTCGATGGTGCCCGAATTCGATGCGGCGGGCACGATGGTCGGTGGCAGCCTGATCCACGGGACCACGCGCGACTGGGCAAAATTCGGCGAGTTTCTGCGGCATGGCGGATCGGTACGCGGGGCGCAGCTGATCCCGCGCAAATGGATCGATTTCATGCGCACGCCCAGCCCGCGCAGCGAATTCTATGGCGGACAGACCTGGCTAAACCGGGCGAGCGGTATCGACCGGGACGAAGCGCAGCCCGATGTCGGCCCCGAAACCATGTTCGCTGCGATCGGCCATATGGGGCAATATGTGATTGTCTCGCCCGATCAGAAGCTGACGGTGGTGCGGCTGGGCCATTCGGACCAGGTGGAGCGGCCCAAGATGCTGCGCGAATTGCTCGATATCGTGGAACTTTATCCGGAGTGA
- a CDS encoding cation diffusion facilitator family transporter: protein MSEGQLSDRSLLVRSAAYASITTALFLLALKLWAAWVTDSTAMLGSLADTALDLIASIATLVGVWIAAQPADEDHRFGHGKAEALAAIFQVMLIALSAGGIALRAIQRLIDPAPVQAPVEGIAVSVIAIIATLALLGWQRYVLARTNSVAIHADHVHYQSDILLNIAVIAALALATYGGIAGADPLLGLAIAAWLAWGAWRAASEAVDQLMDREWPDDKRQRFVELAARHPELSNLHDLRTRSTGTRDFVQFHVDLPGSMSVEEAHDIVERVETDLAGEFPDMELLIHIDPIGHVDEPGNTLAEEDEFAKLERD from the coding sequence ATGAGCGAGGGGCAACTATCCGATCGTTCGCTGCTGGTCCGCAGCGCGGCCTATGCCTCTATCACGACTGCGCTGTTCCTGCTGGCGCTGAAACTATGGGCGGCGTGGGTCACCGATTCCACCGCCATGCTGGGCAGCCTGGCGGACACCGCGCTGGACTTGATCGCCAGTATCGCGACGCTGGTGGGAGTGTGGATCGCCGCCCAGCCCGCGGATGAGGATCACCGCTTCGGCCACGGCAAGGCAGAGGCACTCGCAGCGATTTTTCAGGTGATGCTGATCGCGCTGTCCGCTGGCGGGATTGCCCTGCGCGCCATCCAGCGGCTGATCGATCCGGCTCCGGTGCAGGCGCCGGTGGAAGGCATAGCGGTGTCGGTTATCGCGATCATCGCCACGCTGGCCCTGCTCGGCTGGCAGAGATACGTACTGGCGCGCACCAACTCGGTCGCGATCCACGCCGATCATGTGCATTACCAGTCGGATATCCTGCTCAACATCGCGGTGATCGCGGCACTGGCGCTGGCGACTTATGGCGGGATCGCCGGGGCGGACCCGCTTTTGGGTCTCGCCATCGCTGCCTGGCTGGCCTGGGGCGCCTGGCGTGCGGCGAGCGAGGCGGTAGACCAGCTGATGGACCGCGAATGGCCGGACGACAAACGCCAGCGCTTCGTGGAGCTGGCGGCGCGGCATCCGGAGCTTTCCAATCTCCACGATCTGCGCACCCGCAGCACCGGAACGCGCGATTTCGTGCAGTTCCATGTCGATCTGCCCGGCAGCATGTCGGTGGAAGAGGCGCACGATATCGTCGAGCGGGTCGAGACGGATCTGGCGGGCGAATTTCCCGACATGGAATTGCTGATCCATATCGACCCGATCGGCCATGTGGACGAACCCGGCAACACGCTCGCCGAAGAAGACGAGTTTGCCAAGCTGGAGCGCGATTGA